One window of the Amycolatopsis mediterranei genome contains the following:
- a CDS encoding TetR/AcrR family transcriptional regulator, translated as MAGRERRSDAVANRDRIVEVARAELSESNGATDGLKLHRVAKAAGVGQGTLYRHFPTREHLLAEVYRAELTQLVDTVAPLLAEHSPLDALTRWLDRLVEYARVKRGVMAAIEVPVWQDLYSGQHHRLDEALETLLDQGKAAGEIRGGVDAADVILLLGALSRIPEAEWDERAPRIVAVIVDGLRA; from the coding sequence GTGGCCGGACGTGAGCGCCGTTCGGACGCCGTCGCCAACCGGGACCGGATCGTCGAGGTCGCGCGGGCGGAACTGAGCGAGTCCAACGGCGCGACCGACGGCCTGAAGCTGCATCGGGTCGCCAAAGCCGCAGGCGTCGGGCAGGGCACCCTGTACCGGCACTTCCCCACGCGCGAGCACCTGCTGGCGGAGGTGTACCGGGCCGAGCTGACCCAGCTCGTCGACACCGTGGCGCCCCTGCTGGCGGAGCACTCCCCGCTCGACGCGCTGACCCGGTGGCTGGACCGGCTGGTCGAGTACGCGCGGGTCAAACGCGGCGTCATGGCGGCGATCGAGGTCCCGGTGTGGCAAGACCTCTACTCCGGCCAGCACCACCGGCTCGACGAAGCGCTCGAAACGCTGCTGGACCAGGGAAAAGCAGCCGGGGAGATCCGTGGCGGCGTCGACGCCGCCGACGTCATCCTGCTGCTCGGGGCGCTGTCGCGGATCCCCGAAGCCGAGTGGGACGAGCGGGCACCCAGGATCGTGGCCGTGATCGTCGACGGCCTGCGCGCTTGA
- a CDS encoding SRPBCC domain-containing protein, with product MTVTHATFTLERTYHAAPARVFGAWADPAAKARWFGGETHELDFRTGGDWLDKLGEELK from the coding sequence ATGACCGTCACGCACGCCACGTTCACCCTGGAACGCACCTACCACGCGGCCCCCGCACGGGTATTCGGCGCCTGGGCGGACCCCGCCGCGAAAGCCCGCTGGTTCGGCGGGGAAACCCACGAACTGGACTTCCGCACCGGCGGCGACTGGCTGGACAAGCTCGGCGAGGAGCTGAAGTGA
- a CDS encoding alpha/beta fold hydrolase, which translates to MNGIVTAAEWFAGGRRIRYHPETARVLTEQEAAAEPGALRVFERVAAAKPGADDVWLTLLPGFPDGSYGWAQVDRILGGTLGPRLYVEPVGQGDSDKPRGYAYSTVERADLVEALWRHHGVRRTVVVTFDYTSLAVLEILRRKLARTDGTPVIAAVFMVNGGLFADAHTHPWRGTPLLRTPLGALGMRQAQRSSRVFASAMVQARMYARGYRPSAAELTEMWSAVTRHDGAAFLHDAAGFVAEHRRNAQRWDLAAIARALHGSIPFSVGGSDEDPYEHRQIQATRERVPEAEILTFPGGHLTTSEHPDLLAAAIHRVAERHGVGTAATTNR; encoded by the coding sequence ATGAACGGCATCGTCACGGCCGCCGAGTGGTTCGCGGGCGGCCGGCGAATCCGGTACCACCCGGAAACCGCGCGCGTCCTGACCGAGCAGGAAGCCGCCGCGGAACCGGGCGCGCTGCGGGTCTTCGAGCGCGTTGCGGCCGCGAAACCCGGTGCGGACGACGTCTGGCTGACCCTGTTGCCCGGTTTCCCGGACGGCTCCTACGGCTGGGCCCAGGTGGACCGGATCCTCGGCGGCACCCTCGGGCCGCGCCTCTACGTGGAGCCGGTCGGCCAGGGCGACTCGGACAAGCCCCGCGGCTACGCGTACTCCACGGTCGAGCGGGCCGACCTGGTCGAGGCGTTGTGGCGGCACCACGGCGTGCGCCGCACCGTGGTCGTCACCTTCGACTACACCTCGCTCGCGGTGCTGGAAATCCTCCGCCGCAAGCTGGCGCGGACCGACGGCACCCCCGTCATCGCGGCCGTGTTCATGGTGAACGGCGGCTTGTTCGCCGACGCGCACACCCACCCGTGGCGGGGCACGCCGCTGCTCCGCACCCCGTTGGGCGCGCTCGGCATGCGGCAGGCGCAGCGATCGTCGCGCGTGTTCGCCTCGGCCATGGTCCAGGCCCGCATGTACGCCCGCGGCTACCGCCCCTCCGCGGCCGAACTGACCGAAATGTGGTCGGCGGTCACCCGGCACGACGGCGCGGCGTTCCTGCACGACGCGGCGGGATTCGTCGCGGAGCACCGCCGCAACGCCCAGCGCTGGGATCTCGCCGCGATCGCCCGCGCCCTGCACGGCTCGATCCCGTTCTCAGTCGGCGGCAGCGACGAGGACCCCTACGAGCACCGGCAGATCCAGGCCACGCGCGAACGCGTGCCCGAGGCCGAGATCCTGACCTTCCCCGGCGGTCACCTGACCACGAGCGAACACCCGGACCTGCTCGCCGCCGCGATCCACCGCGTCGCCGAACGCCACGGCGTCGGCACGGCGGCCACCACCAACCGATGA
- a CDS encoding SDR family oxidoreductase, which yields MNGLDKVVAITGASSGIGEATARELAGRGAAVVLGARRTDRLEALAQKIRGDGGRAEVLDIDVTRRADLERLVALAVDRFGRLDVLVGNAGVARIALVADLDVDAWDAMIDVNLRGVLHGIAAALPVFRTQGRGHFVTTVSTSGLKIVPTQAVYAGTKNAVRTLLEALRQESTDGVLRTTSISPGFVRTELVDHVEDPAQREQAQQAMATLGISPDAVARAVAFAIEQPDDVEIGDLTIRPTRQG from the coding sequence ATGAACGGACTGGACAAGGTCGTCGCGATCACCGGCGCGAGCAGCGGGATCGGCGAAGCGACCGCGCGGGAACTCGCCGGCCGCGGCGCGGCGGTCGTGCTCGGCGCCCGGCGCACCGACCGGCTGGAAGCGCTCGCCCAAAAGATCCGGGGCGACGGCGGCCGCGCGGAAGTGCTGGACATCGACGTGACGCGGCGCGCCGACCTCGAGCGGCTCGTGGCGCTCGCCGTCGACCGCTTCGGCCGCCTCGACGTCCTGGTCGGCAACGCCGGCGTCGCCCGGATCGCGCTGGTGGCCGACCTGGACGTCGACGCCTGGGACGCGATGATCGACGTCAACCTCCGCGGCGTCCTGCACGGCATCGCCGCCGCGCTCCCGGTGTTCCGCACGCAGGGCCGCGGTCACTTCGTCACGACCGTCTCGACGTCGGGACTCAAGATCGTCCCGACCCAAGCCGTCTACGCGGGGACCAAGAACGCCGTGCGCACGCTGCTGGAGGCGCTGCGCCAGGAGTCCACCGACGGTGTCCTGCGCACGACGTCGATCTCCCCGGGGTTCGTGCGCACCGAACTCGTCGACCACGTCGAGGACCCCGCGCAGCGCGAGCAGGCCCAGCAGGCGATGGCGACGCTCGGCATCAGCCCCGACGCCGTCGCGCGCGCGGTCGCGTTCGCCATCGAGCAGCCGGACGACGTCGAGATCGGCGACCTGACCATCCGGCCCACCCGGCAGGGCTGA
- a CDS encoding STAS domain-containing protein codes for MPGTATISDIDAVHCARTNIAVTTTADASTVTVTGHLDLATTPRLRDQLDDALKSRPLALIIDLDAVGFCSSGGLSALLEAVTNAHARGIPCAIITTQRAVIRPIKLLQLDRVLPLHAGRTEAETWLALAARLR; via the coding sequence ATGCCCGGCACCGCCACCATCAGCGACATCGACGCAGTTCACTGCGCACGCACGAACATCGCCGTGACCACCACGGCGGACGCTTCGACGGTGACGGTCACCGGCCATCTCGACCTGGCCACCACGCCGCGCCTGCGGGATCAGCTGGACGACGCACTGAAGTCGCGCCCCCTCGCGCTGATCATCGACCTCGACGCGGTCGGCTTCTGCTCCTCCGGTGGCCTGTCAGCCCTGCTCGAAGCCGTCACCAACGCCCACGCCCGCGGCATCCCGTGCGCGATCATCACCACCCAACGGGCGGTGATCCGCCCGATCAAGCTGCTGCAACTCGACCGCGTCCTGCCCCTCCACGCCGGCCGCACCGAGGCCGAGACCTGGCTGGCGCTGGCGGCCCGTCTGCGCTGA
- a CDS encoding cupin domain-containing protein produces the protein MSMAYLAQPGQQQKLEWLDGGTLSILLDGAATDGQLMVGRFDVAKGEAPPFHLHTREDEVFMLIKGTALVWVGEEEMELAEGGIVFLPKNIPHAYRITSTTADLLMINTPAGIEGMFRHAGRDRAEPRPDGFEISPARMAEAAEKFGNVIVGPPR, from the coding sequence ATGAGCATGGCCTACCTCGCCCAGCCCGGCCAGCAGCAGAAACTGGAGTGGCTCGACGGCGGCACGCTGTCGATCCTGCTCGACGGCGCGGCCACCGACGGCCAGCTGATGGTCGGCCGGTTCGACGTCGCCAAGGGCGAAGCGCCCCCGTTTCACCTGCACACCAGGGAAGACGAAGTCTTCATGCTCATCAAGGGCACGGCGCTGGTCTGGGTGGGCGAGGAGGAGATGGAGCTCGCCGAGGGCGGCATCGTCTTCCTGCCCAAGAACATCCCGCACGCTTACCGCATCACGTCCACGACGGCGGACCTGCTGATGATCAACACCCCGGCGGGCATCGAGGGCATGTTCCGCCACGCCGGCCGCGACCGGGCCGAACCCCGGCCGGACGGATTCGAGATCTCCCCGGCCCGGATGGCCGAGGCGGCGGAGAAGTTCGGGAACGTCATCGTCGGCCCGCCGCGCTGA
- a CDS encoding TetR/AcrR family transcriptional regulator — protein sequence MSESKGGPGRRRELRRDAIDNRDRVLAAAAAAVRRDGTAVPMATIAADAGVGVGTVYRHYPSRDALLGALTHRSFQLVLETARRAAALDGPPIERIRFFLERTIEHGSDLVLPMHGGPAPADQATVALRDEAHRTLGSILEQGRDDGTIRADVTRADIVSFGALLAQGLPHVPDWKPTARRQADIYLTGLLNRPGRPDPGR from the coding sequence GTGAGCGAGAGCAAAGGCGGACCGGGCAGGCGCCGGGAGCTGCGGCGGGACGCGATCGACAACCGCGACCGGGTCCTGGCGGCCGCCGCCGCCGCGGTCCGCCGGGACGGGACCGCGGTCCCGATGGCCACTATCGCGGCGGACGCCGGGGTCGGCGTCGGGACCGTCTACCGCCACTACCCCTCGCGGGACGCGCTGCTCGGCGCCTTGACGCACCGGTCCTTCCAGCTGGTGCTGGAGACCGCCCGCCGGGCCGCGGCCCTCGACGGACCCCCGATCGAGCGGATCCGCTTCTTCCTCGAACGCACCATCGAGCACGGATCGGACCTCGTGCTGCCGATGCACGGTGGCCCGGCACCCGCCGACCAAGCCACCGTCGCGCTCCGGGACGAAGCCCACCGGACACTGGGCTCGATCCTCGAACAAGGACGAGACGACGGCACGATCCGGGCCGACGTGACCAGGGCCGACATCGTCAGCTTCGGCGCGTTGCTGGCGCAGGGTCTCCCCCACGTCCCGGATTGGAAACCCACCGCCCGCCGCCAAGCGGACATCTACCTCACCGGTCTCCTGAACCGCCCCGGCCGGCCGGATCCCGGCCGCTGA
- a CDS encoding YybH family protein → MTAGPRSVIEARVAAVAAKDVDALLACYAEDVTLFDAVGPLRDTGRDAERARLREWFGAYRSAIELDIRDLDVVADGDVAFASYLFHVRGTMLDGTDVAMWVRSTAGLRRDDHGWKIVHEHSSVPFDGATGEALTRLQPESGTAACRDTGVPGAVRTAWST, encoded by the coding sequence GTGACCGCCGGCCCGCGGTCGGTGATCGAGGCCCGCGTCGCGGCCGTGGCGGCCAAGGACGTGGACGCCCTCCTGGCCTGCTACGCCGAGGACGTCACGCTGTTCGACGCGGTTGGTCCTCTCCGCGACACCGGCCGGGACGCGGAACGGGCCCGGTTGCGGGAGTGGTTCGGCGCCTACCGGTCCGCGATCGAGCTGGACATCCGCGACCTGGACGTGGTCGCCGACGGCGACGTCGCGTTCGCGTCCTACCTGTTCCACGTACGCGGGACCATGCTGGACGGAACCGACGTGGCGATGTGGGTACGTTCGACCGCCGGGCTCCGCCGCGACGACCACGGCTGGAAGATCGTCCACGAACACAGTTCGGTGCCGTTCGACGGCGCGACCGGCGAGGCACTCACCCGGCTGCAGCCCGAGTCCGGTACCGCCGCGTGCCGGGACACCGGCGTCCCGGGGGCCGTGCGCACGGCCTGGAGCACCTGA
- a CDS encoding alpha/beta hydrolase, protein MTFTVDPQVAAILAPMAEAMAATPHPAVGDIATRRVALEAVMAETAALQPTPADVTVTGFHAVAGDGTKVLLRWYAKDGAAPGSAALYLHGGGMILGSVELYDAPIARYVSASGVPMLAVDYRLAPEHPDPTPVEDVYTGLKWLHDHAAELGVDPARIAVMGDSAGGGLAAGVTLLARDRGGPAVARQILVFPMLDDRTTTPDPELVPFATWTYEDNVTGWSALLGDRAGGPDVSPYAAAARASDLTGLPPTYLEVGQLDIFRDEDLDYARRLGAAGVDVEFHLHPGVPHEFETFAWDTDVARRAVADRLRVLGSL, encoded by the coding sequence GTGACGTTCACCGTCGACCCTCAGGTCGCCGCGATCCTGGCCCCGATGGCCGAAGCCATGGCCGCCACACCGCACCCCGCCGTGGGCGACATCGCGACCCGGCGCGTCGCGCTGGAAGCGGTGATGGCCGAGACCGCGGCGCTGCAGCCCACCCCGGCCGACGTGACGGTCACCGGCTTCCACGCGGTCGCCGGTGACGGCACGAAGGTGCTGCTGCGCTGGTACGCCAAGGACGGCGCCGCCCCCGGCTCGGCCGCGTTGTACCTGCACGGCGGCGGGATGATCCTGGGCAGCGTCGAGCTCTACGACGCGCCGATCGCCCGGTACGTGTCCGCGAGCGGGGTGCCGATGCTGGCCGTCGACTACCGGCTCGCGCCCGAACACCCCGACCCGACGCCGGTCGAGGACGTCTACACCGGACTGAAGTGGCTCCACGACCACGCCGCCGAACTCGGCGTCGACCCGGCCCGGATCGCCGTGATGGGTGACAGCGCGGGCGGCGGCCTGGCCGCCGGGGTGACACTGCTGGCCCGCGACCGCGGCGGGCCGGCGGTGGCGCGCCAGATCCTCGTCTTCCCGATGCTCGACGACCGCACGACGACGCCGGACCCGGAGCTGGTCCCGTTCGCGACCTGGACCTACGAGGACAACGTCACCGGGTGGTCGGCACTGCTCGGTGACCGGGCCGGCGGCCCCGACGTCTCGCCGTACGCCGCCGCGGCGCGGGCGAGCGACCTCACGGGCCTGCCGCCGACGTACCTCGAGGTGGGCCAGCTCGACATCTTCCGCGACGAAGACCTCGACTACGCCCGCCGGCTCGGTGCGGCCGGCGTCGACGTGGAGTTCCACCTGCACCCCGGGGTGCCGCACGAGTTCGAAACGTTCGCCTGGGACACCGACGTCGCCCGTCGCGCGGTCGCCGACCGCCTGCGTGTCCTCGGTTCCCTCTGA
- a CDS encoding TetR/AcrR family transcriptional regulator, with protein MTTNGPSAEKHPAQRRRPRGAVREGLVAAGVEMARTGGPDAVVLREATRIVGVVPNAAYRHFADRDELLAEVCLAAMRELAGRMAAGVARVEGERGDPVAARLRLYAIGVAYLEFAREQPGLFATAFSLPQQHGYDMPGTEPGPPRTPLGQLRAALDELVDAGVLDEGRRDGIEYPIWSAVHGLAVLAGQGPLRDLPAPAREHLENLTMAFLDHGIGSVDQPAE; from the coding sequence GTGACGACCAATGGGCCTTCGGCGGAGAAGCACCCGGCGCAGCGGCGGCGGCCGCGCGGCGCCGTCCGCGAAGGCCTGGTCGCCGCGGGGGTGGAGATGGCCAGGACCGGCGGCCCGGACGCGGTGGTGCTGCGGGAGGCGACCCGGATCGTGGGCGTGGTGCCGAACGCCGCCTACCGGCACTTCGCCGACCGCGACGAGCTCCTGGCCGAGGTCTGCCTGGCGGCGATGCGCGAACTGGCCGGCCGGATGGCCGCCGGCGTCGCCCGGGTCGAGGGGGAGCGCGGGGACCCCGTCGCCGCACGCCTGCGGCTGTACGCGATCGGCGTCGCCTACCTGGAGTTCGCCCGCGAGCAACCGGGACTGTTCGCCACCGCGTTCTCCCTGCCCCAGCAGCACGGCTACGACATGCCGGGCACCGAACCCGGGCCGCCACGGACCCCCCTCGGCCAGCTGCGCGCCGCGCTCGACGAACTGGTCGACGCGGGCGTGCTCGACGAGGGGCGCCGCGACGGTATCGAGTACCCGATCTGGTCCGCCGTGCACGGACTGGCCGTGCTCGCCGGGCAGGGTCCGTTGCGTGACTTGCCGGCCCCGGCCCGTGAGCACCTCGAGAACCTCACCATGGCGTTCCTCGACCACGGGATCGGCAGCGTCGATCAGCCGGCCGAGTAG
- a CDS encoding carbonic anhydrase: MTRIAALLDRNEEFARTYAPATLGLPATRSIVVTCLDHRVDPAIVLGLRLGDAPVIRNAGGRVNQAVIDDIAYLAYLVQQISGGQGTAGLRPEVAVIHHTQCGTGLLADPAFRHRAAEATHIAEAALEASVVTDPHLTVRTDVERLLTAPVLTGKVSVSGHVYDVATGRVTTVVDSREPEDS, from the coding sequence ATGACCAGAATCGCCGCCCTGCTCGACCGGAACGAAGAGTTCGCCCGCACCTACGCTCCCGCGACGCTCGGCCTGCCCGCCACGCGATCGATCGTGGTGACGTGCCTCGATCACCGGGTCGACCCCGCGATCGTCCTCGGGCTCCGGCTCGGCGACGCGCCCGTCATCCGCAACGCGGGCGGACGCGTCAACCAGGCCGTCATCGACGACATCGCGTACCTGGCCTACCTCGTCCAGCAGATTTCCGGTGGCCAAGGCACAGCCGGGTTGCGCCCCGAAGTCGCGGTCATCCACCACACGCAGTGCGGGACGGGCCTGCTGGCCGACCCCGCGTTCCGGCACCGAGCCGCCGAAGCGACCCACATCGCGGAGGCGGCGCTGGAAGCCTCCGTCGTCACCGACCCGCACCTGACCGTCCGCACGGACGTCGAACGCTTGCTCACCGCGCCGGTGCTCACCGGGAAGGTGAGCGTCTCCGGCCACGTGTACGACGTCGCGACCGGCCGGGTCACCACTGTCGTGGACAGCCGGGAACCGGAGGATTCCTGA
- a CDS encoding WD40 repeat domain-containing protein yields the protein MPRREQPLGRGNESVVAFAADLRALRAGAGNPAYRELGRRVHYSAASLSEAASGRKLPSLPVTLAYVRGCAGDVAAWERRWRQVAEELASEPSSVEADEQEPPYIGLSAFRPENAATFFGRTRLVEEVLQRLVTHRLVGVFGPSGAGKSSLLQAGVIARWQEPARNVVMFTPGEHPSARLDTLPPGDGETLIVVDQFEEVYTRCQDATERDEFIARLVGLADEADGRCHIVLGVRADFYGHCMDSPHLLAHLRDAQVAVGAMTAEELREVIVEPAALAGARVESSLLSTLVAQVSGHAGMLPLLSHALLETWRRRRGNTLTLSSFEAAGGIDGALAKTAEDVYAGFEPDQQLLVRRLFLRLTAVSEDVGDVTARAGLDELDGDPGLTFVLERLAAARLVMLDKGSIEMTHETLLRSWPRLREWLAEDREGRRVHRQLTEAANTWESLDQDSGALYRGVRLDSAGEWVNRTSEQLTVRERQFLDASFAAREQEKTRERRQRLRLRQLVAVLSVLLLLAVAAGVYAFKSEVGAARDRNIAVSQRAAIEASAERAAHPALSAQLALAAYHISPTPEARGALLSTFGAPYATQLHGHRGAVGGVAYSADGTLMASASMDNTIRLYDVHEPHHPEMRAELAGHLAGVNGVVFGRGVLASVSWDHTVRIWDIGNPAHPGDPITLTGHSDCVNAVAVTADGKTLATGSTDHTVRIWDLSDPEHPVPMGDPLTRHTDTVLSVAFRRDGKLLATSSSDQTIRLWDTTDPRHPVAVGAPLTGHSGDVSSIAFSPDGHSLVSGGADQTLRLWDVTDPAHATQTASAFTRAAVIRAVAFAPDGRTVAAASTDQMVRLWAVGKTELSELITFAGHAGAAYSAAFSPDGHTLATGSDDRTVRLWDVAGTLLGGHTNAVYHVALSPDGKAVATAGYDGTVLVRKIATGDKPIVLTAHQGPVNSVAFAPDGRTMASASADHTVRLWDTHDLSHITPLGQALPGFTDAVNTVAYSHDGKILAAGGSNRVAVLLDVSDPRAPHTVATIPVGAGIQELAISPDGRRLAAAGDDSNVWMWDITHPTGLLVPSLLSGHNSDVKSVAFSPDGHFLASASRDATVRLWDLDNPRGRDKTPVNPSPDKPLDLTGLIVHPDVVYSVAFSGDGATLASAAADGRVRLWDVHDRDHPTALADLTGHTDRVYSVAFGPDGHTLASAGQDHTARLWDIDPGVAGARVCMLADSPVDRTTWDRYFPGIAYNPPC from the coding sequence GTGCCACGTCGTGAGCAGCCGCTCGGCCGGGGGAACGAGTCGGTGGTGGCTTTCGCGGCGGATCTGCGGGCACTGCGGGCCGGGGCGGGAAATCCGGCGTACCGCGAGCTGGGCCGGCGGGTGCACTATTCGGCGGCGTCGTTGTCCGAGGCGGCTTCGGGGCGGAAGCTGCCCAGCCTGCCGGTGACGCTGGCCTACGTGCGGGGTTGCGCCGGCGATGTCGCCGCCTGGGAGCGACGCTGGCGGCAGGTGGCGGAGGAGCTGGCGAGCGAGCCGTCTTCGGTCGAGGCGGACGAGCAGGAGCCGCCCTACATCGGGCTGAGTGCCTTCCGGCCGGAGAACGCGGCTACGTTCTTCGGGCGTACCCGGCTGGTCGAGGAGGTGCTGCAGCGGCTGGTCACGCACCGGCTGGTGGGCGTGTTCGGCCCGTCCGGCGCGGGCAAATCCTCGCTGCTCCAGGCGGGGGTGATCGCCCGGTGGCAGGAGCCGGCGCGGAACGTCGTGATGTTCACGCCCGGCGAGCACCCCTCGGCGCGGCTGGACACGCTGCCGCCGGGGGATGGCGAAACGCTGATCGTGGTGGACCAGTTCGAAGAGGTCTACACCCGTTGCCAGGACGCCACCGAGCGGGACGAGTTCATCGCCCGGCTGGTGGGTCTGGCCGACGAAGCCGACGGCCGGTGTCACATCGTGCTCGGCGTGCGGGCGGACTTCTACGGCCACTGCATGGATTCCCCCCACCTGCTCGCGCACCTGCGAGACGCTCAGGTCGCGGTGGGTGCGATGACCGCCGAGGAACTGCGGGAAGTCATCGTCGAACCGGCTGCCTTGGCCGGGGCGCGCGTGGAAAGCTCGCTGCTCAGCACGCTGGTCGCTCAGGTCAGCGGGCACGCGGGCATGCTGCCGCTGTTGTCTCACGCGCTGCTGGAGACGTGGCGCCGACGACGCGGTAACACCCTGACGCTCAGCAGTTTCGAGGCCGCGGGTGGCATCGACGGTGCGCTGGCCAAGACCGCCGAGGACGTGTATGCCGGATTCGAACCCGATCAGCAATTGCTGGTGCGGCGGTTGTTCCTGCGGCTGACCGCGGTCAGCGAAGACGTCGGCGACGTCACCGCCCGGGCCGGACTTGACGAGCTGGACGGCGACCCCGGCCTGACGTTCGTGCTCGAGCGACTGGCCGCGGCGCGGCTGGTCATGCTGGACAAGGGCTCGATCGAGATGACGCACGAGACGCTGTTGCGGTCGTGGCCGCGGCTGCGTGAGTGGCTGGCCGAGGATCGCGAGGGCCGCCGCGTGCACCGGCAGCTCACCGAGGCGGCCAACACGTGGGAATCGCTCGATCAGGACTCCGGCGCCCTCTACCGCGGCGTCCGCCTGGACTCCGCCGGGGAATGGGTCAACCGCACGAGCGAGCAGCTGACCGTGCGGGAGCGGCAGTTCCTCGACGCCAGTTTCGCCGCCCGCGAACAGGAAAAGACGCGCGAACGCCGGCAGCGGCTCCGGTTGCGGCAGCTGGTGGCCGTGCTGTCCGTGCTGCTGCTTCTCGCCGTCGCAGCGGGTGTGTACGCGTTCAAGTCCGAGGTCGGCGCCGCGCGGGACCGCAACATCGCCGTGTCCCAGCGGGCCGCGATCGAGGCATCGGCAGAGCGAGCAGCGCACCCGGCGCTGTCGGCTCAGCTGGCGCTGGCGGCCTACCACATTTCGCCCACGCCGGAGGCCCGCGGCGCGCTGCTGAGCACGTTCGGTGCCCCTTACGCCACCCAGCTGCACGGCCACCGGGGCGCGGTCGGCGGGGTCGCGTACTCGGCCGACGGCACCCTCATGGCCAGCGCAAGCATGGACAACACCATCCGGCTCTATGACGTCCACGAACCCCACCATCCCGAAATGCGCGCCGAACTGGCCGGGCACCTGGCCGGCGTCAACGGAGTCGTGTTCGGGCGCGGCGTGCTGGCCAGCGTGAGCTGGGACCACACCGTCCGGATCTGGGACATCGGCAATCCCGCCCACCCCGGCGACCCGATCACGTTGACCGGGCACAGCGACTGCGTGAACGCGGTGGCCGTCACCGCCGACGGGAAAACGCTGGCCACCGGCAGCACCGACCACACAGTGCGAATTTGGGACCTGTCCGATCCCGAACACCCGGTCCCGATGGGTGATCCGCTCACCCGGCACACCGATACCGTGCTGTCGGTGGCGTTCCGGCGGGACGGCAAGCTGCTGGCCACCTCCAGCAGCGACCAGACGATCCGGTTGTGGGACACGACCGACCCGCGCCACCCGGTGGCCGTCGGCGCCCCGCTGACCGGCCACTCCGGCGACGTCTCGTCGATCGCGTTCAGCCCCGACGGGCATTCCCTGGTCAGCGGCGGCGCGGACCAGACGCTGCGGCTGTGGGACGTCACCGACCCCGCGCACGCCACCCAGACCGCGTCGGCCTTCACCCGCGCGGCCGTGATCCGCGCCGTGGCCTTCGCCCCGGACGGACGAACCGTGGCGGCGGCCAGCACCGACCAGATGGTCCGGCTTTGGGCCGTCGGCAAGACCGAACTGAGCGAGCTCATCACGTTCGCCGGGCACGCCGGCGCCGCGTACTCCGCCGCGTTCAGCCCCGACGGGCACACCCTGGCCACCGGCAGCGACGACCGCACCGTCCGGCTGTGGGACGTGGCCGGCACACTGCTCGGCGGGCACACCAACGCCGTGTACCACGTAGCGCTGTCCCCGGACGGCAAGGCCGTCGCGACCGCCGGCTACGACGGCACCGTCCTGGTGCGGAAAATCGCCACAGGCGACAAGCCGATCGTCCTCACGGCGCACCAAGGGCCGGTGAACTCCGTCGCGTTCGCCCCGGACGGCCGCACGATGGCTTCCGCCTCGGCGGACCACACCGTGCGCCTATGGGACACGCACGACCTGAGCCACATCACCCCGCTCGGCCAGGCCCTACCCGGCTTCACCGACGCAGTCAACACCGTGGCCTACAGCCACGACGGCAAAATACTCGCCGCCGGCGGCAGCAACCGCGTCGCCGTGCTGCTGGACGTGAGCGATCCGCGAGCACCGCACACGGTTGCGACGATCCCGGTGGGCGCCGGCATCCAGGAACTCGCCATCAGCCCGGACGGTCGCCGGCTCGCCGCCGCAGGTGACGACAGCAACGTCTGGATGTGGGACATCACCCACCCGACGGGCCTGCTGGTGCCGTCACTGCTGAGCGGCCACAACAGCGACGTGAAGTCGGTGGCGTTCAGCCCGGACGGGCACTTCCTGGCCAGCGCGAGCCGCGACGCAACGGTCCGCCTGTGGGATCTGGACAATCCCCGAGGCCGGGACAAGACTCCGGTGAACCCGAGTCCCGACAAGCCCCTCGACCTGACCGGTCTGATCGTGCACCCGGACGTCGTCTATTCGGTGGCGTTCAGCGGCGACGGCGCCACGCTGGCTTCTGCCGCCGCGGACGGGCGGGTACGGCTGTGGGACGTCCACGACCGAGACCACCCGACCGCCCTCGCCGACCTGACCGGTCACACCGACCGCGTGTATTCGGTCGCGTTCGGTCCCGACGGGCACACGCTGGCCAGTGCCGGCCAGGACCACACCGCCCGGTTGTGGGACATCGACCCCGGCGTCGCCGGCGCCCGGGTGTGCATGCTGGCCGATTCACCGGTCGACCGCACCACCTGGGACCGCTATTTCCCCGGCATCGCCTACAACCCACCTTGTTGA